A single genomic interval of Hevea brasiliensis isolate MT/VB/25A 57/8 chromosome 4, ASM3005281v1, whole genome shotgun sequence harbors:
- the LOC110652739 gene encoding receptor-like protein kinase FERONIA — MRNPNNKYFCLQNSSIFALLFLSLLFHQTLLISGNSPSLLIDNITLDCGSASEGHARDGRIWTADANSTFLLLDPTNASKISSAVKSPMNVDAVPYITARLSRSEFTYVFPMTFGTKFIRLYFYPSSYPDFSSSIPFFSVKANRYTLLSNFSSAPNAQDAGLDGFVKEFCLNVEDGETLNITFAPTPGVTDAYAFVNGIEIVSMPNKLYYTDDGFKFVGSGNNESSLKSNTALELMYRINVGGGYISSLKDTAGMFRSWNSDDDYLTIANPSTLPYNNTIQLTYRNNMTHFAAPDEVYQSARSMGMDKKINKNYNLTWDFQVDYKFTYLVRLHFCEIQPPITKTGDRIFYIYIATQIAESTADVIEWSGGNGFPVFKDYAVKIEPKGNERVQNISIALHPRPEISVYSDAILNGLEIFKLSNADNLAAPNPDIPPINPPTAATPSPKSTKSNNNWATIGAIVGGAVSGFLVLSFLLFVIFRRRLKVKESGSSDAASWWGPFSVSSTKSAKTQASTLPSDLCRRFSLAEIKEATNNFDSVFIIGGGGFGNVYKGLINDGATTVAIKRLNEGSQQGANEFKTEIEMLSQLRYLHLVSLIGYCYEENEMVLVYDYMARGTLRDHLYKTDNPPISWNQRLEICIGAARGLQYLHSGAKNTIIHRDVKTTNILLDEKWVAKVSDFGLSKIGPTSMSKPHISTVVKGSFGYLDPEYYRLQRLTEKSDVYSFGVVLCEVLSARPPVNRSAINKPASLAEWARQCYRNGTFDDIIDPYLQGMIAPDCLRKFAEVAIGCLLDNGVERPSMSDVVWGLEFALQLQETAIKQCELPIKIDNDMESPLKGTSVIDSSDDMFSSGSGLMIGSRLSGMTFTSSNDEQSFLSNNSENVKSGAIFSEITNPTGR; from the coding sequence ATGAGAAACCCCAACAACAAATATTTTTGTCTCCAGAACTCTTCAATTTTCGCTCTTCTATTTCTTTCCTTATTGTTTCACCAGACTCTCCTCATCTCTGGAAACTCACCATCTCTTCTTATCGACAACATAACTCTTGATTGTGGCTCGGCCAGCGAGGGACATGCACGAGATGGCCGAATCTGGACTGCAGATGCCAATTCGACATTCTTGCTTCTAGATCCAACCAacgcctcaaaaatatcctcagcTGTTAAATCTCCTATGAATGTTGATGCTGTACCATATATAACTGCACGTCTTTCGCGCTCCGAATTCACTTATGTATTTCCCATGACCTTCGGGACGAAATTCATTCGCCTCTACTTTTATCCATCTTCCTACCCTGATTTCAGCAGCTCAATCCCTTTTTTTTCTGTCAAAGCCAATCGCTACACCCTTCTTAGTAACTTCAGCTCTGCCCCTAATGCTCAGGATGCTGGCTTAGATGGGTTTGTTAAAGAGTTCTGCTTAAATGTTGAAGATGGTGAAACGTTGAACATAACATTTGCTCCGACTCCTGGCGTGACTGATGCTTATGCTTTCGTCAACGGGATTGAAATCGTATCCATGCCAAACAAACTTTATTACACAGACGACGGGTTCAAATTTGTTGGCAGCGGGAACAACGAAAGCAGCCTCAAAAGCAATACTGCTTTGGAGCTGATGTACAGAATAAATGTGGGGGGCGGATACATCTCATCCCTAAAAGACACTGCAGGAATGTTTCGAAGCTGGAATAGTGATGATGATTATTTAACTATTGCAAATCCAAGCACGCTGCCTTATAACAACACCATTCAACTTACATACCGAAACAACATGACTCATTTCGCTGCACCCGATGAAGTATATCAATCTGCGAGGTCGATGGGGATGGACAAGAAGATAAATAAAAACTACAATCTCACTTGGGACTTTCAGGTCGATTATAAGTTCACATATCTTGTTAGGCTTCACTTTTGTGAAATTCAACCGCCAATAACTAAAACGGGAGACagaattttttatatatacataGCTACTCAAATTGCGGAGTCTACAGCTGATGTAATTGAATGGAGTGGTGGAAACGGCTTTCCTGTCTTCAAAGATTATGCGGTGAAGATTGAACCAAAGGGAAACGAAAGGGTACAAAATATCTCTATCGCACTGCATCCCAGGCCTGAAATAAGTGTTTACTCTGATGCCATTCTGAACGGGCTTGAAATCTTCAAATTGAGTAATGCAGATAATCTTGCGGCACCAAATCCTGACATACCTCCAATTAATCCACCAACTGCAGCAACTCCCAGTCCCAAATCAACAAAATCGAACAATAATTGGGCAACAATAGGTGCCATTGTTGGTGGTGCTGTATCGGGCTTTTTGGTACTGTCTTTCCTGTTGTTCGTGATTTTCCGGCGAAGACTAAAAGTCAAGGAGTCGGGTTCTAGTGATGCAGCTTCATGGTGGGGTCCATTTTCGGTATCTTCGACCAAGTCCGCAAAGACCCAGGCCTCAACTCTACCTTCTGATCTTTGTCGCCGCTTTTCACTGGCCGAGATTAAAGAGGCCACCAACAACTTTGACAGTGTATTCATTATCGGGGGCGGAGGATTTGGTAATGTGTACAAAGGGCTGATTAATGATGGGGCCACCACCGTTGCGATCAAAAGATTGAATGAAGGGTCGCAACAAGGGGCAAACGAGTTCAAGACGGAAATTGAGATGCTATCCCAACTTCGATATCTTCATTTAGTGTCGCTAATTGGTTATTGCTACGAAGAAAATGAGATGGTCCTAGTTTATGATTACATGGCTCGGGGAACCCTTCGCGATCACCTCTACAAGACCGACAATCCTCCAATTTCATGGAATCAACGGCTAGAGATTTGCATTGGTGCAGCACGAGGGTTGCAGTACCTTCATTCAGGCGCCAAGAACACCATAATTCACCGTGATGTGAAGACAACAAATATCTTGTTGGATGAGAAATGGGTTGCCAAGGTTTCAGATTTTGGATTGTCCAAAATAGGTCCTACTAGCATGTCAAAGCCGCACATCAGCACAGTGGTGAAAGGCAGTTTCGGCTACTTGGATCCTGAATATTACCGACTTCAGAGATTGACAGAAAAATCTGATGTCTACTCATTTGGGGTTGTACTGTGTGAAGTGTTATCTGCAAGACCCCCAGTGAATCGATCAGCTATTAACAAACCTGCAAGCTTAGCAGAGTGGGCTAGACAATGCTACCGCAATGGGACATTTGATGACATAATTGATCCATATCTACAAGGAATGATTGCACCCGATTGCCTGAGAAAATTCGCTGAGGTTGCAATCGGTTGCTTGCTCGACAATGGAGTGGAAAGACCATCAATGAGCGATGTGGTTTGGGGTCTTGAGTTTGCATTACAACTACAGGAAACTGCTATCAAGCAGTGCGAACTTCCCATCAAAATTGACAATGATATGGAGAGCCCCCTAAAGGGTACCTCAGTTATTGATAGCAGCGATGATATGTTCAGTAGTGGCAGTGGGCTTATGATAGGTTCCCGGCTTAGTGGAATGACATTTACAAGCAGCAACGATGAGCAAAGTTTTCTCAGCAACAATTCTGAGAATGTAAAGTCTGGTGCTATATTTTCTGAGATCACCAACCCAACAGGGCGATAA
- the LOC131179363 gene encoding receptor-like protein kinase FERONIA, with translation MRNAINKYFCLQNSSIFLFLSLLFHHTLLISGNSPSLLIDNITLDCGSASEGHARDGRIWTADANSTFLLLDPTNASKISSTLKSPMNDAVPYITARLSRFEFTYVFPVTFGTKFIRLYFYPSSYPDFSSSIPFFSVKANRYTLLSNFSSAPNAQDAGLDGFVKEFCLNVEDGETLNITFAPIPGVTDAYAFVNGIEIASMPTKLYYTDEGFKFVGSWNNESSLESNTALELMYRINVGGQFIEPQNDTARMFRSWNSDDEYLSIAKPSALLYNNTIQLIYRNNMTHFAAPDGVYQTARSMGMDKKTNENYNLTWDFQVDSKFTYLVRLHFCEIQPPITKTGDRIFYIYIATQIAESKADVIEWSGGNGFPVFKDYAVTIEPKGNERVQNISIALHPRPEISVYSDAILNGLEIFKLSNADNLAAPNPDITPINPPTAATPSPKSTKSNNNLV, from the coding sequence ATGAGAAACGCCATTAACAAATATTTTTGTCTCCAGAACTCCTCAATTTTTCTATTTCTCTCCTTATTGTTTCACCACACTCTCCTCATCTCTGGAAACTCACCATCTCTTCTTATCGACAACATAACTCTTGATTGTGGCTCGGCCAGCGAGGGACATGCACGAGATGGCCGAATCTGGACTGCAGATGCCAATTCGACGTTCTTGCTTCTAGATCCAACCAACGCATCAAAAATTTCCTCAACTCTTAAATCTCCTATGAATGATGCTGTACCATATATAACTGCTCGGCTTTCTCGCTTCGAATTCACCTATGTATTTCCTGTGACCTTCGGGACGAAATTCATTCGCCTCTACTTTTATCCATCTTCCTACCCTGATTTCAGCAGCTCAATCCCTTTTTTTTCTGTCAAAGCCAATCGCTACACCCTTCTTAGTAACTTCAGCTCTGCCCCTAATGCTCAGGATGCTGGCTTAGATGGGTTTGTTAAAGAGTTCTGCTTAAATGTTGAAGATGGTGAAACGTTGAACATAACATTTGCTCCGATTCCTGGTGTGACTGATGCTTATGCTTTCGTCAACGGGATTGAAATCGCATCCATGCCAACCAAACTTTATTACACAGACGAGGGTTTCAAATTTGTTGGCAGCTGGAACAACGAAAGCAGCCTCGAAAGCAACACTGCTTTGGAGCTGATGTACAGAATAAATGTGGGAGGCCAATTCATCGAACCCCAAAACGACACTGCAAGAATGTTTCGAAGCTGGAATAGTGATGATGAGTATTTATCTATTGCAAAACCAAGTGCGCTGCTTTATAACAACACCATTCAACTTATATACCGAAACAACATGACTCATTTCGCTGCACCCGATGGAGTATATCAAACTGCGAGGTCGATGGGGATGGACAAGAAGACCAATGAAAACTACAATCTCACTTGGGACTTTCAGGTCGATTCTAAGTTCACTTATCTTGTTAGGCTTCACTTTTGTGAAATTCAACCGCCAATAACTAAAACGGGAGACagaattttttatatatacataGCTACTCAAATTGCGGAGTCTAAAGCTGATGTAATTGAATGGAGTGGTGGAAACGGCTTTCCTGTCTTCAAAGATTATGCGGTGACGATTGAACCAAAGGGAAACGAAAGGGTACAAAATATCTCTATCGCACTGCATCCCAGGCCTGAAATAAGTGTTTACTCTGATGCCATTCTGAATGGGCTTGAAATCTTCAAATTGAGTAATGCAGATAATCTTGCGGCACCAAATCCTGACATAACTCCAATTAATCCACCAACTGCAGCAACTCCCAGTCCCAAATCAACAAAATCGAACAATAATCTAGTGTAA